The genomic region TCATCAGTGTTTTGGTAATCATCCTGGTTCTAAGGGTGTTTATGATTTGGATTCTGTGCAGCTTATCAAGATAATCAGGGATATGAGGGATAAAGGTGTTTTTCAGAGTGGTGATGAAGTATCTTTTGGTAAACCAGAGTTTTTTATTGGTGCGGCAGCTAATCCTTTTTCTGATCCTTGTGAATTAATGGTTGATCATCTGGAGAAAAAAGTTGTTGCTGGTGCTGAGTTTGTTCAGACTCAGAGTGTTTTTAATTTAGATAGGTTTGTTTCTTGGATGGATGAGGTTTGTTCTAGGGGTTTAGATAAAAAGGTTCACATCCTCGCTGGTGTTACTCCTCTTAAATCCCTTAAGATGGCTGAGCGTATGAAGTTTCATGTTCCTGGTGTTGATTTACCTGATGATATTTTTAATAGGATCAAGGACTCTAAGGACCAGATGAGAGAGGGTTATGAGATTTCTTTGGAGTTGATTGAGCAGGTTAAAAAGATTAGGGGTGTTCATGGTTTGCATATAACTGCTTTGTTTTGGGAAAGTATTATTCCTTCTATTGTGAGGGAATCCGGTATTTATCATATGTAATAATATAATACGTTAGGAGAATCTAGGGGAATTTTTTGTTGATTTTATCTGTATGCGTATTATAGTCGTTTTTTCATTTTGACGTTTTCACGCAATAACTTTATATACCGTCAATAGAGAACAATATACATGTCATATAGTATCACGATATCAGTTATCGTGGTAGGTGAACAGAAGAGAAGAAGGTGAAAGGAAATGAAACTCAACAGAAAAATGATGATACTAGGCGTTTTACTACTAGTTTTGAACATGACATTAGCAACACAATACGCTGTGACAAAAATAGGTTATGAATATAACATAGTTCATCCTTCTGATGCTAATATAAGGTTTATTGGTTCAGATAACACCACTGGTGGAAGAGTATTGAGGGTAGATGGACCAAATGGTACAGCTGCTCTCAAACTAACTTTCGGTAACTGGAGTGCTGGTACAAACAAAATATATTCAGCTGCTTTTGGCATAGTTAATGAAGAACAGGTACCAGTTAACATAATGTACATAAACGTATCATCTGTGAATTATACATACATGAAAATTTGGTTACATGGTAATAGAACTGTTAATGCTAATGATACACTAAATGATCCGACCACCGTATTAATGTATGATAATGGAACTATTGTAAATGGTTCAACCACGATTGCATGGACACTTGCACCAGGTGATAATAACCCCAACAATATGTGCAGCAACGTATCAAATAGGAGCATCTATAGTATAGATACTCCTTGGGATGAAACACAGCATGTTAGATACTCCCTTAACAACACCAACGCCTATGGAATTGGTGTAATGGGCAGAACCATCGACAATGCATCTGATTTCGTCTGGGTACAGATAGCAATTGATATACCAAGCATCAATGTAGATGGATTAGGATTACATA from Candidatus Thermoplasmatota archaeon harbors:
- a CDS encoding methylenetetrahydrofolate reductase — its product is MGYRSNLEKALSERGFAVTVEIGPPKGCDPARIREKGEMLRGCADAFNVTDNQTAVVRMSSMAGCCILLGMGLEPVMQMSCRDRNRIALQSDVLGADAMGIRNILCVTGDHQCFGNHPGSKGVYDLDSVQLIKIIRDMRDKGVFQSGDEVSFGKPEFFIGAAANPFSDPCELMVDHLEKKVVAGAEFVQTQSVFNLDRFVSWMDEVCSRGLDKKVHILAGVTPLKSLKMAERMKFHVPGVDLPDDIFNRIKDSKDQMREGYEISLELIEQVKKIRGVHGLHITALFWESIIPSIVRESGIYHM